In the Papio anubis isolate 15944 unplaced genomic scaffold, Panubis1.0 scaffold3125, whole genome shotgun sequence genome, one interval contains:
- the LOC116273019 gene encoding receptor expression-enhancing protein 6-like, with translation MVEGPPKGCLMVETRFLSRVGIWWSSAASLPSRGTELGGAACNSCPALQCAFLLFCMAPRPWNGALMLYQRVVRPLFLRHHGAVDRIVNNLSGRALDAAAGITRNVLQALARSRAGVTPAAVAGPSTPLEADST, from the exons ATGGTGGAGGGCCCCCCCAAAGGGTGTCTGATGGTGGAGACCCGGTTCCTGTCCAGGGTGGGCATCTGGTGGAGTAGTGCAGCCTCTCTCCCCTCCAGGGGCACAGAGCTGGGTGGGGCTGCGTGTaactcctgccctgccctgcagtGCGCCTTCCTGTTGTTCTGCATGGCCCCCAGGCCCTGGAACGGGGCTCTCATGCTGTATCAGCGCGTCGTGCGCCCGCTGTTCCTAAGGCACCACGGGGCCGTGGACAGAATCGTGAACAACCTCAGCGGGCGAGCCCTGGACGCGGCGGCCGGAATAACCAGGAACG TCTTGCAGGCGCTGGCCCGTAGCCGGGCAGGCGTCACTCCAGCGGCTGTGGCCGGGCCCTCCACTCCCCTGGAAGCTGACAGTACGTAA